Proteins found in one Fusarium keratoplasticum isolate Fu6.1 chromosome 12, whole genome shotgun sequence genomic segment:
- a CDS encoding Helo-like-N domain-containing protein translates to MAEALGIVGSVIGIIQITATVALRLNSLVQGIRDAPDDIRHLQDDVANLAAILDTTHELSEQYQHVEAPSLTRALKGQLGTCEKSMQDIRTFLNPLVQKASGGKKFIRMVEWNLKKSELRDLRGRLGEGKAGLNLTITSLHGYLEGKKLDEIKSDIGQLYEKIMSDFKDIVRGEEFRKQIEKDVDNDSVRDGQSDAGFVMRNFMDQTPGIDYPDQGAGAFSTSDTLAGGDDLFNMDNPEAMLDAVRSQNKQYVRALISRGVGPTGRSKQGFTVLHYCAFDNDVAMGQLLVKNGAHLNTKDFHLRSPLRLALSLPSYEFAELLVDSRCDIGDSVEELRRLLAREGEIPGRTGLFQALSRTLNPSDQCSFLHRAIRSGDTKSLKVLFDSGFDPKFKDETGLSLFFYALLHQNVPSLRFLSENGADLNEWLPASTMPKLSPSLPRQQEIQKTLTRGATPLHLTARVMNDAEMIKLLLELGADPNHVLSTSNREIVLIGVCANHFLGVARELLKAGANPNHASNDGRNAMYWALYCGNVELFELLVQHGGDVNYRWQHDECTLVMMAAERGNMDILRVLVDAGADVGGQNKKGETAMDLAQQMKKKQAVEFLQNAAQQKTLRDIKDVMKFEQRGSYTKQAIVS, encoded by the exons ATGGCAGAGGCACTTGGGATCGTCGGAAGTGTCATTGGCATCATCCAAATCACGGCGACAGTCGCGCTCAGACTCAACTCCCTCGTCCAAGGCATCCGTGATGCCCCAGATGACAttcgccatcttcaagatgacGTTGCAAATCTAGCCGCTATTCTAGACACGACGCATGAGCTTTCTGAACAGTACCAGCATGTCGAAGCCCCATCATTAACGAGAGCGTTGAAGGGGCAACTAGGGACCTGCGAAAAGTCAATGCAGGATATTCGGACCTTCCTGAATCCTCTCGTTCAGAAAGCATCAGGAGGAAAGAAGTTTATTAGAATGGTTGAGTGGAATCTGAAGAAAAGCGAGCTTCGTGACTTGAGAGGAAGGCTCGGTGAAGGGAAAGCTGGGTTGAACCTGACGATAACTAGTCTGCATGG GTACCTCGAGGGGAAGAAACTCGACGAAATCAAGTCCGACATAGGTCAGCTCTACGAGAAAATCATGTCTGACTTCAAAGATATCGTTCGGGGAGAGGAGTTCCGAAAACAGATCGAGAAGGATGTCGACAATGATTCGGTCAGAGATGGCCAGAGTGACGCCGGCTTCGTGATGAGGAACTTTATGGATCAGACACCTGGTATCGACTACCCTGATCAAGGAGCTGGGGCATTTAG CACTTCCGATACCCTAGCAGGTGGCGAtgatctcttcaacatggACAACCCCGAAGCCATGCTCGACGCCGTCCGCAGTCAGAACAAACAATATGTCCGTGCCCTCATTTCCAGAGGCGTGGGTCCCACGGGGAGGTCGAAACAAGGATTCACCGTCCTTCACTACTGCGCCTTTGACAACGATGTGGCCATGGGACAACTCCTGGTCAAGAATGGAGcccatctcaacaccaaagatTTCCACCTACGAAGTCCACTCCGATTGGCTCTGTCACTACCCTCCTATGAGTTTGCTGAGTTGCTTGTCGACAGCAGATGTGATATTGGCGACTCCGTGGAGGAGTTGAGGAGACTACTGGCCAGAGAGGGGGAAATCCCTGGGCGAACTGGTCTCTTTCAAGCCCTTTCCAGGACACTTAACCCGTCAGATCAATGTTCGTTTCTGCATCGGGCAATTCGATCTGGGGATACAAAGAGCCTCAAGGTTCTTTTCGACTCGGGGTTCGACCCGAAGTTCAAGGATGAGACCG GATTGTCGCTCTTCTTTTACGCACTGTTACATCAGAACGTCCCCTCTTTACGGTTTCTTTCAGAGAACGGCGCCGATCTAAACGAATGGCTTCCTGCAAGCACGATGCCGAAACTGAGCCCCAGCTTACCAAGGCAACAAGAGATACAAAAAACCCTTACTCGGGGGGCTACTCCACTCCATCTAACGGCGAGAGTCATGAACGAtgccgagatgatcaagttGTTATTGGAACTAGGAGCCGATCCGAATCACGTCCTTAGCACATCTAATC GTGAAATTGTATTAATCGGTGTCTGTGCCAATCACTTCCTCGGGGTAGCCAGAGAGCTTCTCAAAGCAGGCGCCAACCCAAACCATGCTAGCAATGACGGCCGAAATGCAATGTACTGGGCATTATACTGCGGAAACGTGGAACTATTCGAGTTGCTCGTCCAGCACGGTGGCGATGTAAACTATCGCTGGCAGCATGACGAGTGCACTCTTGTCATGATGGCCGCTGAGAGGGGAAATATGGATATTCTTCGAGTTCTCGTGGACGCCGGAGCTGATGTAGGGGGTCAAAACAAGAAGGGAGAGACTGCGATGGATCTTGCGCAAcaaatgaagaagaagcaagcgGTGGAGTTTTTGCAAAATGCTGCTCAGCAAAAGACATTGAGGGATATAAAAGACGTCATGAAGTTTGAGCAACGGGGGTCTTACACGAAGCAAGCAATCGTTTCGTGA